A stretch of Lathyrus oleraceus cultivar Zhongwan6 chromosome 6, CAAS_Psat_ZW6_1.0, whole genome shotgun sequence DNA encodes these proteins:
- the LOC127093836 gene encoding uncharacterized protein LOC127093836 yields MAAQSLQFQEETRSNLRNTGASIKNPEVQMSQIAQQLASSQTPGALPSATVTNPREHNSVSVVTTRSGKAKEVPKKDDDQEDQLLEVDLEIKENEVVSEEVTVPKLVVKEKVSESKSVVKFPFPTRNKKKEQHKKNFEKFLEMLKKLEINIPFLEALEQMTSYAKFMKEIISKRRSTDTDSIVLTETCSAILQGMKILVKKKD; encoded by the coding sequence atgGCAGCTCAAAGTTTACAATTTCAAGAGGAGACTAGAAGTAATCTGAGAAACACTGGTGCTTCAATAAAAAATCCGGAAGTGCAAATGAGTCAGATTGCTCAACAACTCGCGAGTTCGCAAACACCAGGTGCATTACCGAGTGCTACAGTTACAAATCCACGAGAGCATAATAGTGTGAGTGTGGTAACCACAAGGAGTGGTAAGGCAAAAGAAGTCCCTAAAAAAGATGATGATCAAGAAGAccaattgcttgaagttgatttggagataaaagaaaatgaggttgtTAGTGAAGAGGTGACGGTACCTAAACTAGTGGTTAAAGAAAAAGTTAGTGAATCAAAGTCGGTTGTTAAATTCCCTTTCCccacaagaaataagaagaaagaaCAACATAAGAAGAACTTCGAGaaattcttggagatgttgaAAAAGCTTGAGATTAACATTCCGTTCTTGGAGGCACTTGAGCAAATGACCTCTTATGCTAAATTCATGAAGGAAATTATTTCAAAAAGGAGGAGCACTGACACTGACTCTATTGTACTaaccgaaacttgtagtgctattttgcagggtatgaagattctGGTAAAGAAAAAAGATTGA
- the LOC127093837 gene encoding putative serine hydroxymethyltransferase, mitochondrial produces MAHISGLVAASVLADPFEFRDIVTTTTHKYLRGPRGGMIFFKKKILCMTLILRLPSTMLFFPVYRVVANCRALANRLVECGYKSVSGGSDNHPVLVDLRPSGIDGARAGARQREVTIIGIGERAGNASLEEVLAQDITGFGMGQGDNKAEEHNITTNLNFSPPGKKSKSEGFAGLDNWDLSNEESDELVRNSPVRNQRLFTSRRTVKTKAPHVFVVFTAVKKTWHWQQ; encoded by the exons ATGGCTCACATAAGTGGACTCGTTGCTGCATCTGTGCTTGCCGACCCCTTTGAGTTTCGTGACATTGTCACCACCACAACCCACAAGTATTTGAGAGGTCCTAGAGGTGGTATGATTTTCTTCAAGAAAAAAATCCTGTGCATGACGTTGATTTTGAGACTGCCATCAACAATGTTGTTTTTCCCTGTCTACAGG GTGGTTGCCAACTGCAGAGCTCTTGCTAACCGATTAGTTGAGTGTGGATATAAATCTGTTTCTGGTGGTAGTGATAATCACCCGGTTCTCGTTGATTTGAGGCCATCGGGTATTGACGGTGCTCGGGCCGGTGCTAGGCAGCGGGAGGTCACCATTATTGGGATTGGTGAAAGGGCTGGAAATGCTTCCTTGGAAGAAGTT TTGGCTCAAGATATAACAGGTTTTGGAATGGGACAAGGTGATAACAAAGCAGAGGAGCACAATATCACCACAAACCTTAATTTTTCACCACCAGGAAAGAAGTCAAAGAGCGAAGGGTTTGCTGGTCTTGATAATTGGGATTTAAGCAATGAAGAAAGTGATGAGTTGGTTAGAAATTCACCTGTAAGAAATCAACGTTTATTCACTAGCCGGCGCACCGTGAAAACCAAAGCTCCTCATGTCTTCGTCGTTTTTACTGCAGTAAAGAAAACATGGCATTGGCAACAGTAA